The stretch of DNA CAGGCGCAGGATCCGGCCCCGCTGACCGAGCCCGACCTTTCTCGCTGCAGGACGCTGACCCCTCCGAGGAGCCCAAGTCCGGCAAGACCAAGTCCGAGTATCGAAACTACACGGTGAGCCCGGCTGGGCAGGTCGTGCTGCCACTGGGACAGGCGGTGACCccgaggcggcggggggggtcccctgcACCAGGCAGGGcgtgggggggggtcctgctgcACAAGGCTGGGTGCTGAGGGTCGGGTGGTATGATGCCACGCTGCGGGGGATGCAGCTGCACCCCACCGGCCGTGCTGGGGGTCTTATCCCACTGCTGGGAGAGGCCGAAGGAACCCGGTGGGAGCTCTGCTGCCCCAGGCTGGGAGGGATGCCgggggggctccccccaccccgccggaGCCCCCCCAGGAGCCTGACgctgagctgcaggaggggaaGCTGCTGGACCGTGTCTACAACACCTACCTGCTGATGCACACCCACCAGACCGTCGACTTTGTCCAGAAGAAGGTGCgaaccccccccccggggccatcCTGTCCCACCTGGggtccacctgcagccccccccccccgcacccaaGTGCTGCAGGTCCTGCCCTGGTACACCAGCCTGCTTGGGGGGCACCCACTCCCCACACGGCTCCGGGGAGGGTCCCGAGGGGTTTCGGGGTGGCAGcgcagtttggggggggggtcaccaTCCCCAGGGCCTGCCGTCTCCCCAGAGCGCCGAGTACGGGACCTGCTCCCAGCGCAAGATGAGCGCCATGGAGGCACTGGAACTGCTGGACCAGCTGGTGGACGAGTCCGACCCGGACGTGGACTTCCCCAACTCCTACCATGCCTACCAAACCGCCGAGGGCATCCGCCGGGCCCACCCTGACAAAGGTAGGGCCATTGACCCCCCCCGCCACTGACACGGAGCCCGTGTGGGGCCATGTCCCACTGGGGGTGACAGCCCCGCTTGCCCCCAGACTGGTTCCACCTCGTGGGGTTGCTGCATGACCTGGGGAAGGTCCTGGCACTTTTCGGGGAGCCCCAGGTAAGCGGGACAGTGGGGAGTGGGCACGCCGGGGTACGGGGGATCCCACTGGCCAGGGACCCCTCCTTGGGGACCCCCTCCCGGGCCAGCGGGACGCCTGTCGCACCCCTCTGCAGTGGGCCGTGGTGGGGGACACCTTCCCGGTGGGCTGCAAGGTGCAGAGGTCCGTGGTCTTCGGGGACTCCACCTTCCACGACAACCCCGACACCAGAGACCCCCTGTACAGGTGAGGCCGGACCCCCGGGCAGGCTGCCGTGGGGTGCTGTGCCCCACAGCCCGTGTCACAgccggggaaggggctgggggtaCGGGGAGGGGTCCAGCCCCAAGCCCCCGACCCGACTCCATCCCCAGCACCGAGTACGGGATGTACCAGCCTCACTGCGGCCTGGAGAACGTCCTCATGTCCTGGGGACACGACGGTAAGGGCTGGGGGGTCCGGCCGGGGTCCCCTCCTCGGGGCAGGGCCCTTTGCCCCCAAACGGGGCACTGATGCACCCGGGGTGGCTGCACCCCTCCCCGGCCCCCTTTGCTGGAGGATTCGGAGCTGGAGCCCTTtgcatggggcgggggggggggggggcgtgctGCAGCTCTTGGGGCACCCGTCCTGCATGGGGGGGTCCAGCCCCAGCCGCTCGGGCTCATCCCCACACgcccccccctctctccccagagTACATGTACCgagtcatgaagttcaacaactTCGCCCTGCCCAAGGAGgtaagggctgggggggggacgatGCACATGtggggctgacccccccccccccgccccggagggCTGTGGGGCAGTGACCCGCCGTGGGGAGGGTGGGTGCCCCGGGTTGGCACGTCCTCGTCCCCCCCAGGCTTTCTACATGGTCCGCTTCCACTCCTTCTACCCCTGGCACGCACACGGGGACTACCTGCACCTCTGCACCGAGGAGGACCTCCGCATGCTGCCCTGGGTCAGGGAGCTCAAGTGCGTGGCCagagggggggccgggggggcttgGCCGAGGCCCCCCAAGGGGGGAGCAGCCCCCTCGCCCCCGCACTGACCCACCTTCGCTCCTGCAGCAAGTTCGACCTCTACAccaagcaggaggagctgcccGACGTGCAGCAGCTCCGGGGCTACTACCAGTCCCTGATCGACAAGTACTGCCCCGGGCAGCTCTGCTGGTGAGCGGGGACCCCCACCCGCCCCACCGGGACCCCCACCCGCCCCCGgcgcagcacccagcaccccacgctcgaccccagccccacggcacagTCCCCGGGGGAGCAGCCGGCTTGCCGCGGGGAGCACCGGGACTATATAATAAACCTGCTTGTcacgcagcccccagccccacgggtgTAGGGCTCAcagcagggagaggtgggggcACCGGCGCTGCCCCCGTCACCTCTCATCAGGTGGGAGAAGGGCAAGGGCTgaggcaggaccccccccccccccaagcccacccaGCTCCAGGGAGAGCCCGCGGGGCTGGAATGTCAAAGgctttatttagaaaattataGGAAACCTCTGTGCTCACGGATGAGCCGATGGGAAGCACGTTACAGCCAGAGCCCTCCCGccggggggggcagcaccccaaaCTGCCCCAAGCGCGGGTCCAGGGGCGGCCGAAGGGGCCGGGCAGGATAACCGGGAGGGCTGGCGCTGCCTCGTTGCGGCTGCCCAAAGCTGCTCCTGCCAGCGCTGAGCATCATCCCGCCGGCGCCCAGCACCCTGCCGCAGCCCGGCacggccccgccgcggcgcccaggctggggagagggaggcagaggggcagCGGCGAGGGAGCTGCCCCGCTCTGCCGTCTGCGAGCAATGACCGTGCTGTGCGTGAAGGCACTGGCAGGGGAAGAGAGCAGCAAGCTCAccccggggcaggcaggcagcgtgacggcaggggtggggggggcctgcctgcaccccagccagGGACCCCCACgccagggaggcaggcaggggcaggcagccggggtgaggggaggcagcggggcccgCAGGCAGCGCCATCAGTCCGTGGGTGGAAGACGGGGCCTGGACCGGCGGCTCCAGGCTCTACTTCTTCTTCTTGGTGCCGCGGAGGCCGTCGCCGTGGCCATcggccgccccccgcgcccggcccTCGCCTTTCTCCTCCGTCTCTTTTGCCTCCTTCCTCCGCACCTGGCCGTTCTTCTCGCCCCCGCCCCGGTCGGCAGGGTCCCCGCGCCTGGGGCCTTTGTGGCGGGCGGGGGGCGcacccccccggggccggcggcccaGGGCTCGCAGGAGGTAGATGGTGGCCACCACGAGGTACAGGGACCAGAGGACGGCGGGGCCGGAGAAGGGACGGCTGAGCTGGCGGAGGGACTGCAGCAGCCACGGAAGGAAGGCGTCCGCCGAGCGCTTCAGCGACATCTTGTCCTGcggggcgaggggaagggggggtgtcAGGGCTGCCCCTCGGCCGGGAGCGCGGCGCGGCTGTGGCGCGACACCTTACCTTCAGCCCGTGCTGGTTGAGCAGGCTCTCCAGCGTGGGGTCGCCCAAGGAGACGGTGGGGAAGAACTCCTGCAcgcgctgccgccgccaccaTGGCGCAGGGCCCTCGCTGCGGGACGGGAGAGCTCAGCGCCCGGCCCTCCGCCCCGCCGGCCCAGGCgggagcagggcagctctgcccgcaaggcaggagcaggccaggctcctgcctccccccacgcAGCGACCCAGCCTTGCCAAAGCAGAGCTCAGGGCACTGACGAGCTGCCGAGTTAATGAGCCAATTAGCCAGGTGAGAAGCAGCTCTCAAAttcagcccccccctccccccgcacCCCCTCCCCGAGCCGCCTGAGCACAGCCAGCACACACACCCGCGCCGTTTGCGTGTCGATGTGGTGTCACATCAGCTTCGGGGAGCAAAGCGTGGCTGCAGAGGGGGTGCAGGCACTGGCACACCCGTCCCGGTGCCGCTCACCTGCCCTCGGCGCTGCTGGTGAACCAGTACTTGTAGAGCTGGGCACGGATGTAGACGGGGGGCTGAGCGCTGAAGGGGTACTGGGACTCATCGACCTGCACCAGGCGGATCACTGCCAGAGACACAGCGTTAGCCCCCGCCGGGATCCCACGCCCCTCGCTGCGGGGACACCCCAAACTGCTGCGAGGCTGGAGCCCAGCGGCCCCAAATCCCCAGGAAGGGGCCTGGGACACAGACCTGCTGCAGGGGGCCAGCGACAGCCCCCAGACTGGGTGGgatgcagccctgcctgctgctccaggGGGCTCAGCCCAGacagccccctccccatccctgccaccgTGCAGGACAGAGGCCCTTGCTGCGGCACAACTGCCAGGTGCGGGGCCTTGGGCTGCCTCTGCCGCAGCACCGGGCCCGGGGAGCCCCCGGCACgacctgtccccagccccactcaccgTCCTTCTTGCCCTGCAGCAGGCGGTAGACGAAGCTGGTGAAccaggggctgctgctgtggtgggcCAGGGCTGCGAACCACATCTGCCAGTCGAGGCGGGGCTGGTGCGGGGTGACCATGGGGGGGGCCACGCTGACGTTCCCGGGCTTGTACATGAACTCAATCTcctgtggggcagggagcagagtgggctgggggggagcatCCAGCAGTGGGGACTGGCATGTGGGGGTTGGACCTGGACCTCCACCAGCTCCACTGTCCTGGGGGCAGAGTTCCCCCAGATTCACCCCCCCTCACCTCCTGGGGTTACCAGCTCCTTCCAGAGGGACAAAGCCCATGGGGGACGGCTGGGTGCCCCAGAGGGGACCAAGCTAGCAGGACAAGGATGCTTGGCTCCACTGGAGTCCATTCCTCAGTGCCTGTCCCCAGCCACCCCACCCAACCAGCCGCAGGTCCCGCACAGCCCCTTCGGCGCCAAATGTGATTGTCGAACTTGattcaacacggccaagtgccggctcctgcacttgggtcacaacaaccccacgcagcgctacaggcttggggaagagcggctggaaagctgcccggcagaaaaggacctgggggtgttggctgacagccggctgaatacgagccagcagtgtgcccaggtggccaaggcagccaacagcaccctggcttgtgtcagaaagagtgtgggcagcaggaccagggaagtgattgttcccctgtactcggcactggtgaggccgcacctcgaatactgtgttcagttttgggcccctcactacaagagagacattgaggtgctggagtgtgtccagagaagggcaacgaagctggtgaggggcctggagcacaagtcttatgaggagcagctgagggaactggggttgttccgtctggagaaaaggaggctgaggggagaccttatcgctctctacaactacctgaaaggatgCTGTAGAGAGGTGGGGGTcaatctcttctcccaagtaacaagtgataggacgagagtaAACAGCCTGaaattgtgccaggggaggtttagattggatattaggaaaaatttattcactgaaagggttgtgaagcactggcacaggctgcccagggaagtggtggagtcaccatgcctggaggtatttaaaagacacgtagaTGTGGCGCCTAGAGACATGGGTTAGctgtggacttggcagtgctagatTTACAATcagactcaatgatcttaagggtcttttccaacctaaatgattctgtgattctatgaaatggtgGCTCACCATCCAGGTCTGCTTGTCGTAGCTGCCCTCCAGCACCACCTCGGGCCGCCCCCCGACGCCCGTCATCCTGCGGAAGAGCCCGTAGGAGTTCACCACCTGGAAGCGTTCGACCGCGTTGAACATCTGGTGGATGCCGGGCCACAGCTTGCCGTTGGACTCGTAGTCGATGTAGGTGAAGGGCACCTAGAGCGTGGCAGAGAGTGGCTCTGTCACCACGGCTAGGAGCGGCTTGGGGGGCCCAGGCCAAGTTTCCAGCTCCCCATACACCAAGACAAATGCATGCTCTGCtgtctcctgccctccccagacACTTCCCACCCACTCACCAAGCTGATGGCAAACATCCCCATGGTTGCTGTGGCGAAGACAGCCCACTGCAGCGTGGCCCAGAGCTTCCAGAAGCAGCCGCGGACGCAGGCACACCTGCGAGGTGGGGGGGAGAAACGGATCAGAGCTGCACAGCACCACAGTCTGGAGCTCTGGCTGTCATCTACAGGGTTCAGAGCCACCCATGCTGTGCCCAAAGTGGTGgagggctcagccctgctccaACGCTGCAGAGGAAAATCCCTCCTAACTCACCCAGCACCCCCGAACCGGGCACCCACCCCACACAGCCCCAGGGTCCAGCCCTCCGCCTGGCTCCAAGCACCTCACACCAGCTCCCCCAGCGCCCACAAGATCCAAGCATCCCTCCACGCATGAATGGCACCCTCGGGGGTGGCACCAGGCCACCTACACCGGCTGCCCCATTCCTGCTCAGCTGTCATGGCAGAGCTACGAGGCCCGGCAGGGGGAACGGACCCTGTCACCCCCCATCACACACCTGTACATGGCAGAGAGGATCTCCCAGGAGAGCGAGAGGAAGCCCAGCCCCACCAGTGGCAGGGTCACCGCCCGCAGCCACGTTGTGAACTCGTGATAGGTGAAGGCTGGAGTGAAGGAAAACCCACAGGGTCAGAGAGGAGCCACTCCTGCCCCAGGAGCCACGGGGGGTGCAGGAGCCCAGGCGCTGCCACTGGGCCGTGGGGACAACGGGCTGGCAGCCCCCGTGGGCCTGGCTGTGACGTACCCACTTTGGAGTCCAGCAGCCTCTTCTCCCAGTTGATCTCCAGGCTGAAGTACTGGATGCTCCAGTAGAGCAGGAAGCCATAGGTGCTCATTTCCAGCAGGGTGGAGAGGAGGGACCGCAGGCTGGGGGGCCAGGCTGCGACAGAGCAGGGCCGCTGAACGCCAGGGGCTCAGCGAGCCCAACCCACCGTGGCACGGAGGGGCACAAACCGCACCCTGAGTCCAGGCAGGGAGAGGGCGAGTGGGCAGCGCTGAGCACATCCCGCGGCAGAAGCCAACACGCTGCTTCACGGGGGACCCAGCCTGAGCACCCCACGGGCACAGACCCCCACCCCAGGGGCAGGCGAGGTGGCCGTGCTGGCAGCAGCTCTCACAGCACCGAGCCAGAGGGCAGCCGCAGGTGGCCAGAACGCCGCCTCTCGCTGTCACACCCGGACAGGGGTGGTCAGCGATGGTGGcctgtcccctccccaccccaggcacagcagaaACTGGACCCCACCCCACCAAAACAGGGCTCCCAGGGACTCACTGCTGGCATGCCTCCTCTTGCTGCGCCCCAGCCAGTGCCCCACGTGCTCCTCATCCAGCAGAGAGAAGGCCAGGACGATGGTGAGCATGTTGAAGAAGTTGTAGTTACCCGTGAGGATGATGAGGACCTGCAGCATGACCTGGGGAGGAGcgaaggcagggctggggtgtCATAGTGCTGAGCTGACTGCCTGGGGGACCACCCCAgtgcccagctcccagcacccggGGTAGTCCTGCCTGCAAGGGCCCGCAGAGCAAGGAGCCTGTCCTGCCCACAGACTAAGCTggtccccctgcccctggggagccCCACAGCACCTGGCGGCAGGAGAGGCAGGAAGGGGGGGTCCGGCTCTGCCCACCCACCTGGCTGTAGAAGGCAAAGAGCCGGAGGCGGCGGATGGGTGCGAAGAAGAGGAGCGGGATGGCGATCTCGATGACGTAGGTGGCCACCACACTGAACTTCTGGAACCAGACGGGCAGCTGGTGGGCGAACCAGGCACCCGGCGTGGGGATGCACTGGGTCTCGTAGTGATAGgtgagagctgggggggggacaggaggggTCAGGGGtgcagagaggggagcagggacaCGAGTCGGAGCAGGCAGAGCCGTCACAGAGCTGTGCCAAACACGGGAGAGGTGCCGGCAGGAGCTGcccagagccctgcagctgcctACAGGGCACAGGAGGCACAGCCTGAGGCTTGGGGCAATGCCCCCGCTCCCCCTGCCTGGGAGAGGTGCCCCAAAGCCCGTGACACCCCACAACCCGCGGCACCCCTCACCTGTGAGCCCCCACCAGGTGGGGCAGCGGCTGGTCAGCTTCACCACGCCGGAGGCGAACATCAGCCGGAAGAGGAGCCAGCGCACCAGCCAGAAGGTGATGCCGTCATGGGCGCGCCAGGCTGTGGACCGCCACTTCAGCAGGTGCAGGGGGGCCACCAGCACCGCCAGGAATCCCGCTTCCAGCAGGAGGCTATCCCTGTGGGGAACACAGCTGTCCTCCGCCGCCACCCTGGGGCCGCAGACCCCTTGGGGCAGCCAGCTCCCCTCCCGGCCGTGCTGGCACTGAGACCCCAGGGTGCCGAGGGGCCTGCCGCTGCTTCCCGCAGAGGGGACAGCTCTCCGCACCCAACCCTCCCTGCCCTGGGGTTTGGGCGAGCCACGGCCCAGTCGAAGTGGGGACAGGACAGCTCTGTCCGCATGgagcccctgcagcagccccctgcccagggcaggtgCGCTGGAAGCGCGGATGCAGGGCTGACTTACCACTGGAAGTAGAGGAAGACCTGCCCCACCTGCGGAGAGAGGGAGCAGAGCGGTGAGCAGGGCGCAGGTTTGGACCCCGCTCCCTTCCCCACACCCACCCTGCAGGGAGCGGGCAGAAGGGCCGAGGGGCGGCCGCAGATCCCTCCTGGCTCCCCCTCGGTGCCGCTGGCAGCTCCTTTCCCACGACTGGGCTACAGGCCGAACCCAAGGAGCAGAGCAGCGGCCTCAACttgctgctgagagcagcagcaccGAGATGCCACGGAGGCACTGCCTGGGGCAGAGAAGGAGGATGCTCCCCAGTTAGGTGTGCCAGGGAGGCGGCCGCGCCGGGAACCACAGCCTGGAACCACTCCGGTGTCCAGGGCTATGCCCCAGGCACAGCAGCGTCACTCGCAAGGTGGAGGAAGGCACcaggccagggctggggggctgcaggggagcccTGCTCCATGCTGCCTTGCTGCCTgggtgctcccagccctgggcaccgtccctcctgcctgcagccgggCCCAGAGTGGTGCTCGACAGCAGACCAGGCTGCAGACCCGGCTGGCGGCAGGGcagagggctggaggggagggagactggcgctggggaggagcagggactTTCTCTCCAGCATCACCTTAAAAGGGAGCGAGGAGAGGAAGGCCGGGCTGGCAcatggggctgggaggaggcagagccgTGCACGCTGTGGCATGGCACAGCAGCCCCGCAGCCATGTGCTGGGAAACAAGAGTCCCTGTGGGTGGGAGTCACCCAGGGCTCCCCGGCCCCGCAAAGCTGCGAACGCTGCTTCCTCTCCCTGCCGAGGCAGTGAGTCACTCCAGAGCCCCGGctcccaccctgcctcccccTTGGGCCCCAAACACGGGCCACACAGCtcagcagggctgcctgtgcGAGGGGAGCTGCTCACAACGGCTCCCCGTGGGGCACGGCTGTG from Harpia harpyja isolate bHarHar1 chromosome 6, bHarHar1 primary haplotype, whole genome shotgun sequence encodes:
- the MIOX gene encoding inositol oxygenase, with the protein product MGGGGHAVALSRAVTVAGVGSGAGASLCPHEEPGSPGPPSATGRVTHGRCSPAWGSGVCSVTWGLQRGGTQLRGQASLPASPCPPSGSSIPLSPVPQAQTLTGGRLTGDRLPPHRLAQAEPPPAGIKPGVPAAAPEPLCPPPLATAGMRSLRAVSTGRRDPEPHTSGSDPSASPHTSGSDSCMSPHTSGLAPHTHRPTPRGQTPLACPHVSGCRSARPSRNTLSLGVFTLCPTAARPGAGSGPADRARPFSLQDADPSEEPKSGKTKSEYRNYTEGKLLDRVYNTYLLMHTHQTVDFVQKKSAEYGTCSQRKMSAMEALELLDQLVDESDPDVDFPNSYHAYQTAEGIRRAHPDKDWFHLVGLLHDLGKVLALFGEPQWAVVGDTFPVGCKVQRSVVFGDSTFHDNPDTRDPLYSTEYGMYQPHCGLENVLMSWGHDEYMYRVMKFNNFALPKEAFYMVRFHSFYPWHAHGDYLHLCTEEDLRMLPWVRELNKFDLYTKQEELPDVQQLRGYYQSLIDKYCPGQLCW
- the LMF2 gene encoding lipase maturation factor 2; this encodes MGEPPRRPRSLFLAGLAAAYLAAFASLYVQIPGLYGRDGILPARKVLRLSGKGLWEQLRDFPTLLWLSPRLGLDTELGMELLCLLGILASFSTLLFEPLRDSLLFAFLWVLYLSLYQVGQVFLYFQWDSLLLEAGFLAVLVAPLHLLKWRSTAWRAHDGITFWLVRWLLFRLMFASGVVKLTSRCPTWWGLTALTYHYETQCIPTPGAWFAHQLPVWFQKFSVVATYVIEIAIPLLFFAPIRRLRLFAFYSQVMLQVLIILTGNYNFFNMLTIVLAFSLLDEEHVGHWLGRSKRRHASTWPPSLRSLLSTLLEMSTYGFLLYWSIQYFSLEINWEKRLLDSKVAFTYHEFTTWLRAVTLPLVGLGFLSLSWEILSAMYRCACVRGCFWKLWATLQWAVFATATMGMFAISLVPFTYIDYESNGKLWPGIHQMFNAVERFQVVNSYGLFRRMTGVGGRPEVVLEGSYDKQTWMEIEFMYKPGNVSVAPPMVTPHQPRLDWQMWFAALAHHSSSPWFTSFVYRLLQGKKDVIRLVQVDESQYPFSAQPPVYIRAQLYKYWFTSSAEGSEGPAPWWRRQRVQEFFPTVSLGDPTLESLLNQHGLKDKMSLKRSADAFLPWLLQSLRQLSRPFSGPAVLWSLYLVVATIYLLRALGRRPRGGAPPARHKGPRRGDPADRGGGEKNGQVRRKEAKETEEKGEGRARGAADGHGDGLRGTKKKK